The DNA window CCGACGGCGCGTCGGTAGCCGAGGCCGTGCAGGCGGCGGTCGGTGCCGCGTCCGCGTACGTGGCGGCCGGCGGTGCGGCCGGCCTGCACCGGGAGCCGGAGCAGCCCGAGCACCGGGTCGCCGGCCGCACCGGCGAGGAACTCGTCGCGAAGGTACGCGCCGACGGCGGCACGGTGGTCGCCACCGGCGGCTGCTTCGACATCCTGCACGCCGGTCACCTGGCGACCCTCCAGGCGGCCCACCGCCTCGGCGACTGCCTCGTGGTCTGCCTCAACTCCGACCGGAGCGTCCGGGGCCTCAAGGGGCCGGAGCGCCCGGTCAACCCGGAACAGGACCGGGCCCGGCTGCTGGCCGCCCTGGACTGCGTCGACGCGGTGGTGGTCTTCGACGAGCCCACCCCGCACCAGGTGCTCGCCCGGCTGCGCCCGGACGTCTGGGTGAAGGGCGGCGACTACGCGGGCGACGGCGCGCCCGAGCTGCCCGAGGCGGAGTTGGTGCGCCGCTGGGGCGGGCGGGTGGTCACCGTGCCCTTCCTGGCCGGGCGGTCCACCACCGGCACCATCACGGCCGCGCGCCAGCGTGGTCTCCACCTCGTCAAAGGAGCGGTATGAGCAGGGATGTCAACGGACGGGCCGTCCTCGTGACCGGCGGGTCGAGCGGGCTCGGCGCGGCGGTGGTGGCCGCCGTGGCCAAGGCCGGCGGCCGGCCGTACGTGCTGGACCGGCGGGCGCCGGCCGACGGGGTGCCGTGGGTCGAGTGCGACCTGGCCGACACCCGGGCCGCCGAGGCGGCCACCCGGCAGATCGCCGAGCAGGCCGGGGGCCTCGACGGCCTGGTGACCGCCGCCGGCATGGATGTGCCCGGCCGGCTCGCCGACGTCGTCGGCGCGACCTGGGACCGGATCGTGACGATCAACCTGCTCGGCACCGCCGCGGTGATCCGGGCCGCGCTGCCGCACCTGGAGCGGGCGCACGGAACCGTGGTGACCGTGGCGTCCACGTTGGGCGTCAAGGCGGT is part of the Micromonospora halotolerans genome and encodes:
- a CDS encoding SDR family oxidoreductase gives rise to the protein MSRDVNGRAVLVTGGSSGLGAAVVAAVAKAGGRPYVLDRRAPADGVPWVECDLADTRAAEAATRQIAEQAGGLDGLVTAAGMDVPGRLADVVGATWDRIVTINLLGTAAVIRAALPHLERAHGTVVTVASTLGVKAVSDATAYCAAKFGVVGFTRALAAELAGTVGVTLLIPGGMRTAFFDDRDERYKPGPDAILNDPADTAEAVMFALAQPPGCAVRELVVCAEQESSYP